The Sus scrofa isolate TJ Tabasco breed Duroc chromosome X, Sscrofa11.1, whole genome shotgun sequence genome has a segment encoding these proteins:
- the TSR2 gene encoding pre-rRNA-processing protein TSR2 homolog: MMAGAAEESLTLFRAGIRAALEAWPALQIAVENGFGGVHSQEKAEWLGGAVEEYFFRNADLELEEVEDFLGELMTNEFDTVVEDGSLPQVSQQLQTMFRHLQRGDRAALKEMASFITQRKCKVRATALTTARETDEDEDDANSVEEMEVAAMNDGAVTDGVCPQPPDSQTIKEEDIVEDGWTIVRRKK; the protein is encoded by the exons ATGATGGCGGGCGCTGCAGAGGAGTCTCTAACGCTTTTCCGGGCTGGCATCCGCGCAGCGTTGGAGGCTTGGCCCGCCTTGCAG ATCGCTGTGGAGAACGGCTTTGGAGGTGTGCATAGCCAGGAGAAGGCTGAGTGGCTAGGGGGTGCAGTGGAGGAGTATTTCTTCCGCAATG CTGACTTGGAGCTAGAGGAGGTGGAGGACTTCCTCGGGGAGCTCATGACGAATGAGTTTGATACGGTTGTGGAAGATGGGAGTCTGCCCCAG gtgagccagcagctacagacCATGTTCCGCCACCTCCAGAGGGGTGATAGGGCTGCTCTGAAGGAAATGGCCTCTTTCATCACACAAAGAAAGTGCAAAGTTAGAGCCACTGCACTAACTACAGCCAGAGAGACTGATGAAGATGAGGATGATGCAAACAGCGTGGAGGAGATGGAG GTTGCAGCTATGAATGATGGGGCAGTTACAGATGGGGTCTGCCCCCAGCCACCAGACTCCCAGACTATTAAGGAAGAGGATATAGTAGAGGATGGCTGGACTATTGTCCGGAGAAAGAAATGA